Sequence from the Nitrincola iocasae genome:
CACTGAAAGCAGGCGGCGTATCCATTGTATGCAGCCATACTAGAGTCTCAGCAAGGCCGGGAGTGGTAAAGTGTGATTAAAGTTCAGTTTTAGCTAACAGTACTTTCATTAAAATATCTGTATCGTGAAACTCATCATAACCATTATCTTTTATCCAGTTATTAATAAATTCCTTTTTATATACAAGCTCTCTTTCTCTATAAGCTTCTGCTTCTACGTCCCACTTGCCATTTTCATCGTAAAATGAATCGTGAGCATAAACACCTTCCAGAGTAATTTTGGTTGGTACTAAACTGCCATTTGCCCCCGTGGTGAATCCATCAAGTTGGACGTATTTAGAAGGAGGAGGAGGCGTAGAAGATTTAGTACTTACGACTCTCATTACTTCTTTAAAGTCTGCGAGCTCTTCTGGTTTATTGACTTCAAGATTTATAGGTTCGCGGCTCTTTATGGCAGTACTAAAAAAGCCTGTATTAAAACTATTAACTATATCGTTTATTGAAGACATAACAGACTCCTTCCTTTAAATTTAAAAAATTACAGCCAGGCAAACCTACAAAAGCACTGTCAGCCTGTAATTTCAGCCAATCAACCTATCATAGTGATCAAACCCATCTGTCGAGTTTCATAGCCAAGTATGTTCTCACCAGAGTATGCAAATTTCCCGCCATTCGTCTCACTCACCTTGTGAGTATATTGATCAATCAGTTCTTTTTAGTCAGTACTGCCTGAGCAACCGGTTGGTATGTTCGTTTTCCGCCTATATCAATAGCGATGCAGATCACAGAAGTACACCTGTATGTCAGGGAACAGCGTAAACTTCGGCAGTGATTTGCCGCCTTAGCCCCAGGCAAGAGGCCAATAATTGCCATGCAATTAAGGTTTGCAGTGCCATGTTCTGGCGAGATAACGTGTGATCATTAAGATCGGAGTCACCCGCGGCTATGCCAAGCCCAACAGCCGCCACTCCCGAGATAAGAGACGGGCGGTGGCGACCCAAGGCCGGTGACAACTGAACTGGCTGCTTTATATGAACATTACCTTGACCGTCCGGTTGCTTAATTACCCGTTAGGCCTATTGCTCCGTCATCGCCTCTACCAACGGAAACAGCACTGATACCAGCAATCCACCCTGCTCAGAATGACGCAGCTGCAACTGTGCAGCATGCGTCTGCGCCACTTGACTGACAATTGACAGCCCCAATCCACTGCCTTTTTCATCGCGGTTTACCCGGTAAAAACGCTCGGTAACATGCTGCATAGCGGCGTCAGGAATCCCGACTCCATCATCTTCTACGCTCAGGCAGGCCGATCCCATTACCTCATTGAGCCGCACACGGATAGTTCCATGATAGCCTGCATCCGGACCACCGGCATGCAAACTGGCATTATCAATCAGGTTTGTCAGCAGCCATTGCACCATGATCGGATCGCAACGCACCGGAAATTCACGTTCATCGGCAATAAATTCCAGTTCCTGTCCACGTTTGAGAATACGGTTAAGCAGACGCGCACAGGCTTCATGACAGACCGGCTGCAGATCCTGAACACTTAGCGCGGCATGATCGACCAGATCACTTTTGGTCTTGGCATATTTAAGCAATTGCTGCGTAGTACGCGCCGCATAATCTGTGGTTTTTCGAATTGACTGCAGATTCTGCTTCAATAGCGGATCATTACACTGTTTTTCCGATATTTCTGCCAATACCCTGATTTCAGATATCGGCGTACGCAACTGGTGTGAGACATCCGCATTGAACTGCTGGATATGCTGCATGTTCTGTTTGATCTTGACCATCAGGTGATTGATGCTGTCCACCAACATACTCACCTCAGCAGGTACCTGCTCATCCACTGGAGACAGGTCGTGTGCGGAGCGACTTCGTAACGCCGACTCAATACGTTTCAGTGGCGTCAGACCCTGATGTATAGCAAACAGTGCAATGGCTAACACGCTGAGCCCCAACGCCACATTGATCACCAACAGATTTGACAGGAAATCCTGTAATAGATTTTCACGTCCTTCACGCGACTCAGCCACAATCACTTCGACCAGTTCCCCGGCTGAGGCGCCCCGAACCGGGATGAATAAACGTAGCGCACGCAACTCAGTGCCGGCAAAGACAGTGTCATAAAACCCCTCTCCCGGAAATGCGATACCAGGCCCCTGCAAGCCTTTAAACCCAGCTAACAGACGTCCCTGAGCATCCTTTACACGGTAAAATAACTTACCCTGTCCCCCGGTGCCCAACGAGTTTACGGAAAAATAGTGCATATTGATCCGCACATCACCCTCGGCAAAAAATAAACGCTCCTCAAAACGTTCCGCACCCAGGTGCAGCATGGCATCAAAGCTGTCATCAATCCGCTGCGTCAGAACATATTGACTGACATACAGTGAGAGTGGAATCATTAGAATCAACGGCACGATAAACCACAGAATCAGATTGGCACGAACAGACTGAATCATAGCCTCAATCCAGATTATCCATCAGGTACCCCAAACCACGTACAGTGCGAATGGCTGCGGCTTCGCCGAGCTTCTTGCGGATACGGGATACATAAGTTTCGATGGCACTGGCACTGACATCCTGTTCAAATGAGGCGATACTGTCAGCTACCTGATCCTTACTCAGCAAGCGTCCGCGATTAAGGAGCAAATACTCCAGCACGGCCAGCTCGCGGCGATGCAATATAACTTCAGTTCCTTTCAGAGTCAGGGTACGCGACGCCAGGCACAATTCCAGATCGCCATTTTTCAGACGATTGTCGGAAAAGGAACGGCTACGACGGATTACTGCCCGTACACGCGCCACCACCTCTTCCAGTGAGAAGGGCTTGCACAGATAGTCATCCGCGCCTTCTTCCAGACCACTAATACGTTGATCCAGCCGATCACGAGCCGTGATGATGATCACCGGTATCGGATTATTGTGACGACGCAAATAACGCAAGATTTCAATACCATCCATGCCGGGCAAACCCAAATCCAGCATTAACAGGTCATATTGACCGCTTTTCAGCCATGCAATCGCCTGACTACCATCCATCAACAGATCAACGGAATAACCAGCCTCTTCAATAACGCTTCTAAGCCCCTGGGCCAAAATGGCATTGTCTTCCAGGATAAGTATCTTCATACCACAACTGCCTGTACTAAATGCTGACGGAAAAATACCGATGATAGCATCAAACAGGCGACTGTCAGTATCTGGCAACCCTCGGCAAATCAAATCAGGCATGCTTGAATTTCTGACATCCCTCAGATAACACACCTGCAAGTAGGTGTAACGCCTGGCTGGCATCTGCTGAATTAGCAGCCGTTCGGTTCAGGCCATCTATATCCTGATTCAGTTGCTGCATGGCCGAGGATAGATGTTGTGTGACATTTATCTGCTCCTGACTGGCAGTCGCAATACTGTTGTTCAACGTCACAATTTCACTGACTGAATTGCTTATCTGACCAAATAACTGATCGGCTTCACGCACCTGATTTACGCTATGACTGGCCTGATTATAGGCTGTTTTCATCACCCCTGAAGCTTGTTCTGCACGCAGCTGAAGTGTTTCAATGATGCCATTAATCGATTCGGTTGCCCGCTGGGTATTGAACGACAAGGTTCTCACTTCATCGGCTACAACAGAGAAACCGCGGCCCGCCTCGCCGGCACGCGCTGCCTCAATCGCCGCATTCAGTGCCAGCAGATTAGTCTGCTCGGAAATACCCCGGATCACAGCCAGTACCTGGGCAATCTCTCTGGATCCATCATGCAACTCCTGAATCACCGTCTGGGTATGGCTCAAATGCTGCTCCAGATGTTCAACTGTTGCCATACTCTGGGTGGATATTTCTCTCCCCTGAACAGTCACCCTCTGGGCGGCCTCAGCCAAGGTCACCGCATTGACGGTATTCTGATTCACCTGTTCAATCGCTGTTGACATCTGCTCCACCGCTGAAGCCAGCGAAACAGCCTGCTGACTCTGGCTTTCCACGCCTTGTGTGACCTGCTGACTGATATCCAGTGTCCGATCAGCCTGTACACGCAACTGTTCAGTGTTATCGCTGATCTCATGCACCAGTCCTTTGAAATGAAATAGCATTTTATTTAAGGCACGAGCGGCGGCAGCCACCTCATCTTTCCCCTGCTCGTTTGCAACCCGTGATAAATCAGAATCAGATTCAATGTCCACTAACAGATCCCTGAGGCGACTCACTGGTCCTAAAATAGAGCGCTGAACCTGCAGCCCGAGTGCAAACAGCAGAATACAGATAACCCCTCCACCCAACAGATACGTCCAAACAAGTTGCTCGGTCAGCCGTTGTGCGGTTACACGAACACTGTCGGCTGTCTCAATTTGTTGTTGGACAAACCGATCCACCATCTGGCTGAAAGGCTCAATAGTCTGAGAGACCTCAGCGCTGATCGTCGACTCATTAAGAATGCGGATGGCCAGGGCATCACTGCCAACCGGCTCTACCCAAGCACGATACTGTGCAGTCACTTTTATAAAGCCGGCATCCAGCGTATCCAGAATCTCATTTTCATCCTGATCCAATTGCTCAGGCCGCAATTGCTGAAAAACAGACCAATGCTGCTCTGCTGTTTTAAGTAACTCATCAATAGCCGTCTGAGTGTTGGCCATACTGTCCCACCCAGTTCGATATTGTGACAGCTGAGCCATCCCTTCAGTCTGTACCAGGCGCTGTACACGTAATACATCCGAGAGCACCGCCAGATGTTCATCATACAGCGTCAGAAATAACCGGTCTTTTTCGACTGAGCTGAAATGGCTAGCGAGCAGGACCAGAATCAATGCAGCCTGCGGCACCAACACCAGAAGAAGTAATTTTTTTGCAATCGTGAGTCTGGACAGCATGCTCAAAGTCTCTTGAATGAAAGAGCCCTTTGTACGCGACATTTATGACAGAAATATGGCAGATATCAGCAGATGAGCAACTGATACCTGCCGATCTTCTCAGGGCATTACTTCCAACTCACACCGTAATGCCTCTGCCGTCGGGCGTAACTGAGGCAGGCCCTGGCGTATACGTCGCTGAGCCAGCAAATAAAGCAAGGGCGAGGCGATGAAAATCGACGAAGCCGTGCCCACTACCACCCCAAACAACATCGGCAAAGCGAAGCTGGACACCGCACTGCCACCGGCAATCCCCATCGGTAGCAATGCCAACAGCGTCGTTACCGAGGTGAATACAGTCCGTGTCAGCGTCGAACCTATGCTTTCATTCAACAATTGCAGCATCGGCTTGTCCGGTGTGAGCCGCAGATTCTCACGGATGCGATCAAACACCACCACCTTGTCATTCACGGAATAGCCAATAAGCGCCAGTAACGCCGC
This genomic interval carries:
- a CDS encoding sensor histidine kinase; this encodes MIQSVRANLILWFIVPLILMIPLSLYVSQYVLTQRIDDSFDAMLHLGAERFEERLFFAEGDVRINMHYFSVNSLGTGGQGKLFYRVKDAQGRLLAGFKGLQGPGIAFPGEGFYDTVFAGTELRALRLFIPVRGASAGELVEVIVAESREGRENLLQDFLSNLLVINVALGLSVLAIALFAIHQGLTPLKRIESALRSRSAHDLSPVDEQVPAEVSMLVDSINHLMVKIKQNMQHIQQFNADVSHQLRTPISEIRVLAEISEKQCNDPLLKQNLQSIRKTTDYAARTTQQLLKYAKTKSDLVDHAALSVQDLQPVCHEACARLLNRILKRGQELEFIADEREFPVRCDPIMVQWLLTNLIDNASLHAGGPDAGYHGTIRVRLNEVMGSACLSVEDDGVGIPDAAMQHVTERFYRVNRDEKGSGLGLSIVSQVAQTHAAQLQLRHSEQGGLLVSVLFPLVEAMTEQ
- a CDS encoding response regulator transcription factor, yielding MPDLICRGLPDTDSRLFDAIIGIFPSAFSTGSCGMKILILEDNAILAQGLRSVIEEAGYSVDLLMDGSQAIAWLKSGQYDLLMLDLGLPGMDGIEILRYLRRHNNPIPVIIITARDRLDQRISGLEEGADDYLCKPFSLEEVVARVRAVIRRSRSFSDNRLKNGDLELCLASRTLTLKGTEVILHRRELAVLEYLLLNRGRLLSKDQVADSIASFEQDVSASAIETYVSRIRKKLGEAAAIRTVRGLGYLMDNLD
- a CDS encoding methyl-accepting chemotaxis protein is translated as MLSRLTIAKKLLLLVLVPQAALILVLLASHFSSVEKDRLFLTLYDEHLAVLSDVLRVQRLVQTEGMAQLSQYRTGWDSMANTQTAIDELLKTAEQHWSVFQQLRPEQLDQDENEILDTLDAGFIKVTAQYRAWVEPVGSDALAIRILNESTISAEVSQTIEPFSQMVDRFVQQQIETADSVRVTAQRLTEQLVWTYLLGGGVICILLFALGLQVQRSILGPVSRLRDLLVDIESDSDLSRVANEQGKDEVAAAARALNKMLFHFKGLVHEISDNTEQLRVQADRTLDISQQVTQGVESQSQQAVSLASAVEQMSTAIEQVNQNTVNAVTLAEAAQRVTVQGREISTQSMATVEHLEQHLSHTQTVIQELHDGSREIAQVLAVIRGISEQTNLLALNAAIEAARAGEAGRGFSVVADEVRTLSFNTQRATESINGIIETLQLRAEQASGVMKTAYNQASHSVNQVREADQLFGQISNSVSEIVTLNNSIATASQEQINVTQHLSSAMQQLNQDIDGLNRTAANSADASQALHLLAGVLSEGCQKFKHA